TCTGTAGCCGACGTGTTCGAACATACCGACAGAAATAACATGGTCAAATCGGCCATCGATATCCCTGTAATCCTGCAGGCTTATATCAACAGGCAGTCCAGCGCATAATTCTTTCGCCAGTTCAACCTGTTCTCTGGAGACAGTGATACCAACGACTTCGACCTTATATTTTTCAGCTGCATATTTTGCGAAACTTCCCCATCCGCAGCCGATATCCAGAATTCTGTCGCCGGGGCGCAAGTCCAGCTTGCTGCAAATCAGGTCCAGCTTGGCTTCCTGTGCATCATCAAGGTTTTCGCAATCCTTCCAATAAGCACAGCTATAAACCATCCTCCTGTCCAGCATAATCCTGAATAGTTCATTCCCTATATCATAATGTCTTTCCCCGATCTGAAAAGCCCTTGATTTACTTCCCTTATTCACAATTGCGGTACCAAGGATGTAAAAGAGTAGCTTGATATTCTTTTTGATTTTATCCTCGGGCCGGGATGGAACAATTCTGCAGAAAAAGTCATCAAGACTCTCACATTCCCACCATCCGTCCATATAGGCTTTACCAAGCCCTAAACTTCCGTCACTAAGCACCCGCTGATAAAATTTGTCGTTCCTAATCTCAATGTCCCAGGGTTGACTTCCGTTTATGGTTATACCTACAGGGGACAAGATATCTTGAACAACTCTTTTTGATACGTTTGTTTTCATTTTGTCCAGCCGGATATATACTTGCGATCAAAACCGGAATATCCGGGTTTCTGAGCCTGATTTTTCTAATACATCCAGCCCGTTGCTGTCTGACCATTCCGTGTCGGGGATAAGGACATCAAAAAATAATGCCCCAGTTCGTTCAGCACGTCGTCCTCGCCGTATTCCTCGGATGTCAGGATAAATTTAAAATTATCGGCAATGATCTCTTTCATACTTTCCCGGATTAGACTGTTACTGCCTGTAATGAGTATCCTTGATATTGTGGTGTTTCTTATCATATTAACGCCGACCCCTCTTCCAACCGGACCAAACAGGCACTCCATTTTCATCTCTAAGGATTATGATCGTATCCCCTTTCTTCACCTCCGATGCAATAATCGTTGGTTTGCCCGTCATCTTTGCCCGCGCACCCTTGACTTCAACCTGATCTCCCTTTTTGATCCTTATATCAAGTCTCTCTATATACCACATAGGTCCGAGGTGAACTGGCATGATTTCTCCGTCTGTTTTTATGAGGATGTGGATTCCGTAAGACATGCCTTCCATCGGAGCAATTCTCTCAACAGCTTCAACAACGCCTGAAATAGACTCCAGTGAGGCAGGATCATAGGTCCTCTGATATCTCGAATCCATTCCCCATTCACCACTCCCCTGCCATCCCTCCCAGGGTGGTCCGTGTTGACCTTCTCCATGCATGGCTGAAGTGACAGAAACGGTCAAAGACAGTAAAGCAACTGTTAACACACTTATAATTCTTTTTGTTTTCATGATGCCCCCTTAAGCAATATTTTTTGAATCTTTCTTGACTTTTAAAATAAAAGTTTCAGCCCTGTCCCAGCTCCAAACATGGCTTTGAGGCCCATCCTATTTTTTCTCTTCCATTTTTTCCCATCCGATCCATATAGGCTCTCCCAGAGCATCTCTGAGCTGCAAAACCTTATCATCCTTTTTTACCTAGGACGCAATAAGAACATGTTCTGCACTAAATTCTCCCGGTTTTTTTTCGATATTCATTATTACCATTGAGCCTGTTACTTCAATCTGGTTGCCCTTCTTTACCTGCGTATCCAAGCGCTCTATGAACCAGGCGGGGCCCAGATGGACTGAAATGGTCTTTTTGTCTTTTGTGAGAAGCAGCAGGTGAACTCCCGAAGACATGCCCTTCATGGGGATAACCGTGTCCACATCTATTACCTCACCTGAATACACTTCTATCCCTTTTGGATTATACAAATTCTGATAAGGATGTCCGAGTCCCCATCCTTCGGTTCCACGATAGCCTGTCCACTCATGTGCATGGGC
This sequence is a window from Nitrospirota bacterium. Protein-coding genes within it:
- a CDS encoding DNA-binding protein is translated as MKTKKSLIVSGLCVFLMISVAHAHEWTGYRGTEGWGLGHPYQNLYNPKGIEVYSGEVIDVDTVIPMKGMSSGVHLLLLTKDKKTISVHLGPAWFIERLDTQVKKGNQIEVTGSMVIMNIEKKPGEFSAEHVLIAS
- a CDS encoding DNA-binding protein is translated as MKTKRIISVLTVALLSLTVSVTSAMHGEGQHGPPWEGWQGSGEWGMDSRYQRTYDPASLESISGVVEAVERIAPMEGMSYGIHILIKTDGEIMPVHLGPMWYIERLDIRIKKGDQVEVKGARAKMTGKPTIIASEVKKGDTIIILRDENGVPVWSGWKRGRR
- the cfa gene encoding cyclopropane fatty acyl phospholipid synthase; this encodes MKTNVSKRVVQDILSPVGITINGSQPWDIEIRNDKFYQRVLSDGSLGLGKAYMDGWWECESLDDFFCRIVPSRPEDKIKKNIKLLFYILGTAIVNKGSKSRAFQIGERHYDIGNELFRIMLDRRMVYSCAYWKDCENLDDAQEAKLDLICSKLDLRPGDRILDIGCGWGSFAKYAAEKYKVEVVGITVSREQVELAKELCAGLPVDISLQDYRDIDGRFDHVISVGMFEHVGYRNYRTCMETVHRCLKDEGLFLLHTIGNNLTEVINDPWIDRYIFPNSHVPSMKQICASIESLFVVEDWHNFSADYDPTLIAWFKNFDSGWDQLKDKYDEIFYRMWKYYLLSCAGLFRSRYMQVWQIVLSKKGVRGGYYAIR